Proteins co-encoded in one Amaranthus tricolor cultivar Red isolate AtriRed21 chromosome 7, ASM2621246v1, whole genome shotgun sequence genomic window:
- the LOC130817644 gene encoding cell division control protein 48 homolog C-like: MVKRFGRKRSYKTPVLSSAVIEERIDKCKLTHLCPDEIADHLYSAFPDYNHYKLIPFRSKIRKILQQQLRKRKRDCAINDEKYSVLRSSVSTNSFSMSSHDDSDSEDMLKFMLREGYKDNLKFTENSRDCANSKDSGELCSKIIEEERGDDEKDLQRGVGPSFRDFGGIKKLLEDLEWDVIQPLRHPKLMRLMDVKPISGILLYGPPGCGKTRLAQAIAHETSLPFYQISAPELVSGVSGASEEKIRELFSKAYKTSPSIVFIDEFDAIASKRDNMQKVADCRIVNQLLTCMDESHKPVKRNGEIANCEPDERLGYVLVIGATNRPDAIDPALKRCGRFDKEILLPIPDEKARAEILSLLTLNKRVDGDLDMAKIARATPGFVGADLVHLVNKAGILAMKRFIIHQRLDPGVQLAEDQLDESPEELEKLKILMVDFEEAAKLVQPSLRREGFSAIPKVTWEDVGGLKELRREFERHIVGRIKYRQLDEIAGVESATDFLLFGPPGCGKTLIAKAVAHESGASFIHIKGPELLNKYVGESESHIRMLFHRARTCSPCILFFDEVDALTAQRGKEGSGVVDRLVTQLLIELDGGEDRRGVYVIGATNRPEVVDRALRRNGRFGNLLYVPLPKPDERGLILNALARKKPVDASLNLFDLGRSSICENFSGADLVELMNEAAMALRDEMLTAFKDEPTSGKGVLASPDFTIKQAHFELARRRVFPSVSEEQRQYYDMLSKKFRATSNFPR, translated from the exons ATGGTCAAAAGATTTGGCCGGAAGCGTTCATATAAAACACCAGTGTTGTCATCGGCGGTAATTGAAGAGCGTATAGATAAGTGTAAATTAACTCATCTTTGTCCTGACGAAATCGCCGACCATCTGTACTCCGCTTTTCCCGACTACAACCACTACAAGCTCATTCCTTTTCGctcaaaaattaggaaaattctTCAACAACAATTGCGGAAAAGAAAGAGGGATTGTGCTATAAATGATGAAAAGTATTCTGTGTTGCGGTCCTCTGTTTCCACTAATTCGTTTTCGATGTCATCTCATGATGACAGTGACAGTGaggatatgttgaaattcatGCTTAGGGAAGGATATAAAGATAATTTGAAATTTACTGAAAATTCGAGGGACTGTGCTAATTCGAAGGATTCGGGTGAACTATGTAGCAAAATAATCGAAGAAGAAAGAGGTGATGACGAGAAAGACCTACAAAGAGGTGTTGGGCCAAGTTTTAGAGATTTCGGAGGGATTAAGAAGCTGCTGGAAGATTTAGAATGGGATGTAATTCAGCCTTTACGACACCCAAAGTTAATGCGGCTTATGGATGTAAAGCCGATTTCTGGGATTTTGCTTTATGGTCCTCCTGGTTGTGGTAAGACACGGTTAGCTCAAGCCATTGCTCACGAGACAAGTCTTCCTTTCTATCAGATATCCGCCCCTGAACTCGTCTCTGGTGTCTCCG GTGCATCGGAGGAGAAGATTCGTGAATTATTCTCAAAAGCATATAAAACTTCTCCTTCAATTGTATTTATTGATGAGTTCGATGCAATTGCTTCAAAGAGAGACAATATGCAAAAAGTGGCAGACTGTCGTATTGTTAATCAATTATTGACATGCATGGATGAGTCTCATAAGCCTGTGAAGCGGAATGGTGAGATTGCAAATTGTGAACCTGATGAACGATTAGGTTATGTTCTTGTTATTGGAGCTACCAACAGGCCTGATGCTATAGACCCTGCATTGAAGAGGTGTGGGAGATTTGACAAAGAGATCCTATTACCAATTCCTGATGAAAAGGCAAGGGCTGAGATACTCTCCTTATTGACATTAAACAAAAGAGTTGATGGTGACCTTGATATGGCAAAAATAGCCAGGGCAACTCCAGGCTTTGTTGGTGCTGATTTAGTACACCTGGTTAACAAAGCTGGAATTCTTGCCATGAAAAGGTTCATCATTCATCAGAGGTTGGATCCAGGCGTTCAACTAGCGGAGGATCAACTGGATGAATCTCCTGAAGAGTTGGAAAAGCTCAAGATTTTGATGGTTGATTTCGAG GAGGCAGCTAAATTGGTGCAACCCTCATTACGAAGGGAAGGCTTCTCTGCCATTCCAAAGGTGACATGGGAAGATGTTGGAGGACTGAAAGAATTAAGAAGAGAGTTTGAACGCCATATTGTTGGGCGCATAAAATACCGTCAGCTTGATGAG ATAGCTGGAGTGGAATCTGCGACAGATTTCTTGCTTTTTGGGCCCCCTGGTTGTGGAAAGACTCTGATTGCCAAGGCTGTAGCTCATGAGTCTGGAGCAAGTTTTATCCATATCAAG GGCCCTGAACTTTTAAACAAGTATGTTGGTGAAAGTGAATCACATATAAGGATGTTATTTCATCGCGCTAGGACCTGTTCTCCATGCATACTTTTCTTTGATGAG GTGGATGCTTTGACTGCACAGCGTGGGAAAGAAGGGAGCGGCGTTGTAGATCGACTTGTAACCCAG CTTTTGATCGAGTTAGATGGCGGAGAAGATCGTCGTGGTGTTTATGTAATTGGGGCTACAAATCG ACCTGAGGTGGTGGATCGGGCACTCCGGAGGAACGGGAGATTCGGAAATCTCTTGTACGTGCCACTACCTAAACCTGATGAACGTGGTTTGATTTTAAACGCTCTGGCTAGGAAGAAACCGGTAGATGCGAGCTTGAACCTGTTTGATCTGGGCAGAAGTTCAATTTGTGAAAATTTTAGTGGTGCTGACCTTGTTGAACTG ATGAATGAAGCTGCAATGGCTTTGCGGGATGAGATGCTAACTGCTTTCAAAGATGAGCCGACATCAGGGAAGGGTGTTTTAGCATCTCCTGATTTCACTATTAAGCAAGCTCATTTTGAACTTGCACGACGTAGAGTTTTCCCTTCTGTGTCTGAAGAG CAAAGACAGTACTATGATATGTTGTCAAAGAAGTTTAGAGCAACTTCAAATTTTCCAAGGTAA